Proteins encoded together in one Prunus dulcis chromosome 3, ALMONDv2, whole genome shotgun sequence window:
- the LOC117621338 gene encoding 30S ribosomal protein S9, mitochondrial, giving the protein MLSRLLPKPSHFSRLTLISSKFHPPPQPQNPVFTTFVPRFFSSDNGKGPSQSDVWKLSQETDGKFDPLFGEISGDVSGVADSGEAGEADSWLKEKGGEEWETVEGYKPWSLGEEEKSDLFDIGEGVQTVAATDGEIRGGSREEIEKAEEAKRLEKEEQELTAVLKGPNRAFGDLVAASGITDEMLDTLIALKDFQGINGLPPLREIEDIRYEKSTRKSSRAEIERQKQEEAAKARVRQVDDKGRAYGTGRRKCSVARVWIQPGDGKFTINDKQFDVYFPMLDHRAALLRPFSETKTLGLWDIECTVQGGGTTGQVGAIQLGVSRALQNWEPDLRPALRDSGFLTRDSRVVERKKPGKAKARKSFQWVKR; this is encoded by the exons ATGCTCTCTCGTCTGCTCCCCAAACCCTCCCATTTCTCTCGCCTAACCCTAATCTCCTCAAAGTTCCACCCACctccccaaccccaaaaccctgTTTTCACTACCTTCGTGCCGAGGTTCTTCTCAAGTGACAATGGCAAGGGCCCCTCCCAATCCGATGTTTGGAAACTTTCTCAGGAAACTGATGGAAAGTTCGACCCTTTGTTCGGTGAGATCTCCGGGGACGTTTCCGGAGTCGCCGATTCCGGCGAGGCTGGCGAGGCCGATTCGTGGTTGAAAGAGAAAGGCGGGGAGGAGTGGGAGACGGTGGAGGGGTACAAGCCTTGGAGCTTGggagaggaggagaagagTGACTTGTTCGATATCGGTGAGGGTGTACAGACTGTTGCTGCAACCGACGGTGAGATTCGCGGGGGCAGTAGAGAGGAGATTGAGAAGGCTGAGGAGGCTAAGAGGCTTGAGAAAGAGGAGCAGGAGCTCACTGCTGTTCTCAAAG GTCCAAATCGTGCATTTGGTGACCTTGTTGCTGCATCTGGAATCACAGATGAAATGCTTGACACTTTGATTGCATTGAAGGATTTTCAAGGGATAAATGGATTGCCCCCTCTAAGAGAAATAGAAGACATTCGTTATGAGAAAAGTACCAGAAAATCCTCAAGAGCTGAAATAGAGCGCCAGAAACAGGAGGAAGCTGCAAAAGCAAGAGTGAGACAAGTAGACGACAAGGGGAGAGCTTATGGAACAGGAAGAAGGAAATGCAGTGTAGCACGTGTCTGGATTCAACCTGGTGATGGGAAATTCACGATTAATGATAAACAATTTGATGTCTATTTCCCAATGCTTGACCATCGTGCTGCCCTTCTTCGACCTTTCTCTGAGACAAAAACGTTGGGCCTTTGGGACATCGAGTGTACTGTTCAAGGAGGTGGCACCACAG GTCAAGTTGGAGCAATTCAATTAGGAGTAAGCAGGGCCTTGCAAAATTGGGAACCCGACTTGCGTCCTGCACTAAGAGATT